A stretch of the Sulfurimonas sp. HSL3-1 genome encodes the following:
- a CDS encoding peptidylprolyl isomerase has protein sequence MAIETNQVVSIQYEVQADGKVVDSNIGGQPLVFMFGKGQIIPGLEAGIQDMAAGEKGDVLVKASDAYGDYNPEATQDVPKEQFAGIDLQEGMTLYGQGEDGGTVQVVVKEIKDESVLVDFNHPMAGKDLIFSVTINEVRDATADEIASGVPAENKVDDSCCGSSGGHSCGCH, from the coding sequence ATGGCAATCGAAACGAATCAAGTCGTATCCATCCAGTATGAAGTTCAGGCCGACGGCAAGGTCGTTGACTCCAACATCGGCGGTCAGCCGCTCGTCTTTATGTTCGGCAAGGGACAGATCATTCCGGGCCTCGAAGCGGGTATCCAGGATATGGCAGCAGGCGAAAAGGGCGATGTCCTGGTTAAAGCCTCTGACGCTTACGGCGACTACAATCCCGAAGCGACTCAGGATGTTCCGAAAGAGCAGTTCGCCGGTATCGATCTTCAAGAAGGCATGACACTCTACGGTCAGGGTGAAGACGGCGGTACGGTCCAGGTCGTCGTCAAAGAGATCAAAGACGAGAGCGTTCTTGTCGATTTCAACCATCCGATGGCCGGAAAAGATCTGATCTTCAGCGTCACGATCAATGAAGTACGTGACGCGACGGCCGATGAAATCGCCAGCGGCGTTCCGGCAGAGAATAAGGTTGATGACAGCTGCTGCGGAAGTAGCGGCGGACATAGCTGTGGCTGCCACTGA
- a CDS encoding 5'-methylthioadenosine/adenosylhomocysteine nucleosidase, protein MMKIAIMGAMVEEVEPFLDAGEHEPLLKYFKKHNDVEYAGNLYHEARFKGLDIVLGYSKIGKVNAALTAATMLEKFGCEMLLFTGVAGAVNPDLKIGDLIAATQLCQHDLDITAFGHPHGFVPEGKVYVEPSRELLHMARSVAEEKGIELKGGIIATGDQFIADAERKAWIEKTFEADAIEMEGAAVAVVCDAMQVPFFVLRAISDAADLDATFDFDEFLKHSSQVSSSFVMGMLEKIAATHGQ, encoded by the coding sequence ATGATGAAAATTGCCATTATGGGGGCCATGGTCGAAGAGGTGGAGCCGTTTCTCGACGCGGGGGAACACGAACCGCTGCTCAAATACTTCAAGAAGCACAACGACGTCGAATATGCCGGGAACCTCTACCACGAGGCCCGTTTCAAAGGGCTTGATATCGTGCTGGGCTACAGCAAGATCGGCAAGGTGAACGCGGCATTGACCGCCGCGACAATGCTGGAGAAGTTCGGCTGCGAGATGCTGCTTTTCACCGGGGTGGCGGGTGCCGTGAACCCTGACCTGAAAATCGGTGATCTGATCGCGGCGACGCAGCTGTGCCAGCATGACCTTGACATCACGGCGTTCGGTCACCCGCACGGTTTTGTGCCCGAAGGCAAGGTCTACGTTGAACCGTCCCGCGAGCTCCTGCATATGGCCAGAAGCGTGGCCGAGGAGAAGGGGATCGAACTCAAAGGGGGGATCATCGCGACCGGCGACCAGTTCATCGCAGACGCGGAGCGTAAAGCCTGGATTGAAAAGACCTTCGAGGCGGACGCTATCGAAATGGAGGGGGCGGCCGTTGCCGTCGTCTGCGATGCGATGCAGGTTCCCTTCTTCGTGCTGCGCGCGATCAGCGACGCCGCAGACTTGGACGCGACGTTCGATTTCGACGAATTCCTGAAGCACTCATCACAGGTCAGCAGCAGTTTCGTCATGGGGATGCTGGAGAAGATCGCCGCCACCCATGGTCAGTAA
- the dbpA gene encoding ATP-dependent RNA helicase DbpA, with translation MTSKPFTTLPLPAALQQNLDALGYRRMTPVQEQSLPALLEGKDAIVRAQTGSGKTLAFGIGTIMKLAENESDVQGLILCPTRELAEQVAGELRRLSRHRPNIKILTLCGGVPLAPQRDSLQYGAHIVVGTPGRVLDHLGKKTLSLSKVHTLVLDEADRMLDLGFHDAIMKIASHLTSSRQSLLFSATFPETIAAIAAALLRDPVTVEVENSASEVTLTQHFFKVKGEKVGTLVRLLGHYSPESAVVFCNTKAGCDALAIALAEQGYDAAVLHGDLRQGERTEVLTRFALGGIRLLIATDVAARGLDIKALGAVINFDLPEKPETYLHRVGRTARAGSTGMALTLFTPKQQPAAERLAEAGETPFSPEDASGFPPADPVRFLPDFAILRIDGGRKQKLRPGDLLGALCASGGIDGKAVGNIAVHDTLAYVAVEQGVADTALQQLNRGKIKGKKFRVRIAQ, from the coding sequence GTGACCTCCAAACCTTTTACCACTCTTCCCCTGCCCGCAGCACTGCAGCAGAACCTGGATGCCCTAGGCTACCGCCGTATGACCCCCGTACAGGAACAGAGCCTTCCGGCGCTGCTTGAAGGCAAAGACGCCATCGTCCGCGCGCAAACCGGCAGCGGTAAGACCCTCGCCTTCGGGATCGGCACGATCATGAAGCTCGCAGAGAATGAATCGGATGTTCAGGGGCTTATTCTCTGTCCGACGCGGGAGCTGGCCGAACAGGTGGCCGGAGAGCTGCGACGCCTCTCCCGCCACCGGCCGAACATCAAAATTCTGACGCTCTGCGGCGGGGTGCCGCTGGCACCGCAGCGCGACTCGCTGCAGTACGGAGCGCACATCGTCGTGGGCACCCCGGGGCGGGTCCTCGATCACCTGGGGAAAAAAACGCTTTCGCTCTCGAAGGTGCATACCCTGGTACTCGACGAGGCCGACAGGATGCTGGACCTGGGCTTTCACGACGCCATCATGAAGATCGCTTCGCACCTGACTTCCTCCCGCCAGAGCCTGCTCTTTTCGGCCACCTTCCCCGAGACGATCGCCGCCATCGCTGCCGCGCTGCTGCGCGATCCTGTGACTGTGGAGGTCGAGAATAGCGCTTCCGAGGTGACGCTCACACAGCATTTCTTCAAGGTAAAAGGGGAGAAGGTCGGGACGCTCGTGCGTCTTCTCGGTCATTACAGCCCCGAATCTGCCGTCGTTTTCTGCAATACGAAGGCGGGCTGCGATGCGTTGGCGATCGCCCTTGCCGAGCAGGGCTACGACGCGGCCGTCCTACACGGCGACCTGCGCCAGGGCGAACGCACCGAGGTCCTGACGCGTTTTGCCCTCGGCGGGATCCGGCTGCTCATCGCGACGGACGTCGCCGCGCGGGGACTCGATATCAAGGCGCTGGGCGCGGTCATCAATTTCGACCTGCCCGAAAAGCCCGAAACCTACCTCCACCGCGTCGGCCGTACGGCCCGGGCGGGCAGCACCGGCATGGCCCTGACGCTCTTTACCCCCAAGCAGCAGCCGGCCGCCGAACGGCTGGCCGAAGCCGGCGAGACGCCTTTCAGCCCCGAAGACGCCTCCGGTTTCCCCCCGGCTGACCCCGTACGTTTTCTCCCCGATTTCGCCATCCTGCGGATCGACGGCGGCCGGAAGCAGAAACTGCGCCCCGGCGACCTGCTCGGTGCCCTCTGTGCCTCCGGCGGCATCGACGGTAAAGCGGTGGGCAACATCGCCGTCCATGACACCCTGGCCTACGTCGCTGTCGAGCAGGGTGTCGCCGACACCGCCCTGCAGCAGCTGAACCGCGGCAAGATCAAGGGCAAAAAGTTCCGCGTGAGGATCGCGCAGTGA
- a CDS encoding OmpA family protein, producing MLLAGCSSKTPAIDETQTGAESSQMESAADADTVVVDENAGVSDSTIEIGEETMSALESQMDSIYFAFDKFDISMEASSKLQTNAALMQGKAAAFNIKIEGNCDEWGSDEYNFALGLKRAKAAKDALVAEGVSAERISMVSYGESNPVCVEKTQECWAKNRRDDFKLLP from the coding sequence ATGTTGTTGGCTGGATGTAGCTCTAAAACACCGGCGATCGATGAGACGCAGACGGGTGCGGAAAGCAGCCAGATGGAGAGTGCGGCGGATGCAGATACTGTTGTCGTCGATGAGAATGCAGGTGTCAGCGACAGCACGATCGAGATCGGTGAAGAGACGATGAGCGCACTGGAAAGCCAGATGGACTCCATCTACTTCGCTTTCGACAAATTCGATATCAGCATGGAAGCATCTTCGAAGCTCCAGACAAATGCGGCACTGATGCAGGGCAAGGCAGCTGCCTTTAACATCAAAATCGAAGGTAACTGTGACGAATGGGGTAGCGACGAGTACAACTTCGCCCTGGGCCTCAAACGCGCAAAAGCCGCCAAAGATGCGCTGGTCGCCGAAGGCGTAAGCGCCGAACGTATCAGCATGGTCAGCTACGGCGAAAGCAATCCGGTCTGTGTCGAAAAGACACAGGAGTGCTGGGCCAAGAACCGCCGCGACGATTTCAAACTTCTTCCGTAA
- a CDS encoding rhodanese-like domain-containing protein — protein sequence MSSLNVYPDKELLENSDMVVVDIRTEMEWMQTGVVPGCKTVTFFQMDGSYDAEGFMKAMDALGGKEKEIGFICRTGSRTAQVAMFMKQQGYNVKNLAGGVMKLMSEGYELVPYKG from the coding sequence ATGTCAAGTCTTAACGTATATCCGGACAAAGAGCTGCTGGAAAACTCCGATATGGTCGTCGTCGATATCCGCACCGAGATGGAGTGGATGCAAACGGGCGTCGTTCCGGGATGTAAAACGGTCACCTTTTTCCAGATGGACGGCAGCTACGACGCGGAAGGCTTTATGAAGGCAATGGATGCACTTGGTGGCAAAGAGAAAGAGATCGGCTTCATCTGCCGCACCGGTTCCCGTACGGCGCAGGTCGCCATGTTCATGAAGCAGCAGGGCTACAACGTCAAGAACCTCGCCGGCGGCGTCATGAAGCTGATGAGCGAGGGATACGAGCTCGTTCCCTACAAGGGCTGA
- the fabD gene encoding ACP S-malonyltransferase, with amino-acid sequence MSQKIAMVFPGQGSQSVGMGKAFYEASDYAKEMVEKASDRIGVDFKALMFEENAKLDQTAYTQPAILLVSMMAYKLFQEARPTAPTLLLGHSLGEVSAVCASGAIDYLDAVELVHKRGQLMQGACEGVEAGMMVIVGLDDAAVETICTDARNKENKQVWPANYNQDGQLVVAGLKPDLQSLEATFKEAGAKRALLLNMSVASHCPLLSAAQDPLRAELEKVLHDPFDAPIISNVTAKPYHTKQQAVELLSEQLIYPVRYKQSVAAIAPDVDLAIEFGNGKVLAGLNRRIAKEMKTLNVFDMDSLQATLDALS; translated from the coding sequence ATGAGTCAGAAAATCGCGATGGTGTTCCCGGGACAGGGGAGCCAGAGTGTCGGTATGGGCAAGGCGTTCTACGAGGCGTCTGATTATGCAAAAGAGATGGTCGAGAAGGCCAGCGACCGTATTGGGGTCGATTTCAAAGCGTTGATGTTCGAGGAGAATGCGAAACTCGATCAGACAGCCTATACCCAGCCGGCGATTCTGCTGGTGTCGATGATGGCTTATAAGCTCTTTCAGGAGGCGCGTCCAACGGCGCCGACACTGCTGCTGGGGCACTCCCTCGGCGAAGTGTCCGCCGTCTGCGCGAGCGGGGCGATCGATTACCTCGACGCCGTCGAGCTGGTGCACAAGCGCGGCCAGCTGATGCAGGGGGCCTGTGAAGGCGTCGAGGCGGGGATGATGGTCATCGTCGGTCTTGACGACGCAGCGGTCGAGACGATCTGTACCGATGCGCGCAACAAAGAGAACAAGCAGGTCTGGCCTGCGAATTACAACCAGGACGGCCAGCTTGTCGTTGCCGGTCTCAAACCGGACCTTCAGAGCCTCGAAGCAACTTTCAAAGAGGCCGGAGCCAAGCGTGCGCTGCTGCTGAACATGTCGGTCGCCAGCCACTGCCCGCTGCTCTCCGCCGCACAGGACCCGCTGCGCGCCGAGCTGGAGAAAGTGCTGCACGATCCCTTCGACGCACCGATCATCTCCAACGTCACGGCCAAGCCGTACCACACGAAGCAGCAAGCGGTGGAGCTGCTCAGCGAACAGCTGATCTACCCGGTCCGCTACAAACAGTCCGTCGCCGCGATTGCCCCGGACGTCGACCTCGCCATCGAGTTCGGCAACGGCAAGGTCCTTGCGGGCCTTAACCGCCGCATCGCCAAAGAGATGAAGACCTTGAACGTCTTCGACATGGATTCGCTCCAGGCTACCCTCGACGCACTCTCATGA
- a CDS encoding tetratricopeptide repeat protein: MKRLSLLLAGALLLQLQASEPSVFGAGNLDSDSPYGLTESEKKIVENRQNLKNTKRKSQENSAQLQSLRERIDGLQTIIEGLAEKTQENKLKVTELTSGEDIGAQRDAKIAALEEAVRADEANIASLKSLLESMATQVDAINANYVSKDEFNALVGEINAFKRDLGKTLKSVSAPAAGASLESKSSKELAAEAKASYNKLYFKDAIPMYEELIRRNYKPAYAHFMIGEMWHYRKEWSKALSYFKESAARSSKTSFMPTLMLHSAECMMHTGDSANAKKFLRSLIAKYPASGEAAEAERLLNTL, from the coding sequence ATGAAACGTCTTTCCCTCCTTCTGGCGGGCGCCTTGCTGCTTCAGCTTCAGGCGTCTGAGCCCTCCGTATTCGGTGCCGGCAATCTTGACAGCGATTCGCCCTATGGGTTGACTGAATCCGAAAAAAAGATTGTCGAAAACCGGCAGAACCTCAAGAATACCAAACGCAAATCCCAAGAGAACAGTGCACAGCTTCAGAGCCTGCGCGAACGCATTGACGGGTTGCAGACGATTATCGAAGGGTTGGCGGAAAAAACCCAGGAAAACAAGCTCAAAGTCACGGAACTGACATCCGGCGAAGACATCGGTGCCCAGCGTGATGCCAAGATCGCGGCACTGGAAGAGGCGGTCCGGGCGGACGAGGCCAATATCGCTTCGTTGAAGTCGCTCCTGGAGAGCATGGCGACACAGGTGGACGCCATCAACGCCAATTACGTTTCCAAGGATGAGTTCAACGCGCTTGTCGGGGAGATCAACGCCTTCAAACGCGATCTGGGCAAAACCCTTAAAAGCGTCAGCGCTCCGGCGGCGGGGGCATCCCTGGAGTCAAAATCGAGCAAGGAGCTTGCCGCCGAAGCGAAGGCAAGCTATAACAAGCTCTACTTCAAAGATGCCATCCCGATGTACGAGGAGCTGATCCGCCGCAACTACAAACCGGCCTATGCACACTTCATGATCGGGGAGATGTGGCACTACCGCAAAGAGTGGTCCAAAGCGCTTTCATATTTCAAGGAGAGCGCGGCCCGTTCTTCGAAAACATCGTTTATGCCGACACTGATGCTCCACAGTGCGGAATGTATGATGCATACCGGTGATTCGGCAAACGCGAAAAAGTTTCTCCGGTCACTTATCGCTAAATACCCTGCCTCCGGTGAAGCAGCGGAAGCAGAACGGCTTCTGAATACTTTGTAG
- a CDS encoding nitrilase-related carbon-nitrogen hydrolase, whose product MTVTLVQNAPRLNRTNLGACEALAAAYSGRNDVIVFPELALNGYLLQDKVFEDAWTLPELEPLAKASLACDIVVGAALKENGRTYNTACYFSGGELRHLHRKLHLPNYGMFEEARYFFRGERIEAFDTTYGRSVMLVCEDLWRAQTMADVAALKPEFVYVIANSPARGFEEDGLAIEGQWDALLKSLAQLSNAYVVFVNRVGFEDGLGFWGGSRVITPRGEAEETLPLFDEAVVSVTPDHRLHDVEKWLAKID is encoded by the coding sequence ATGACCGTCACACTCGTCCAGAATGCACCCCGGCTGAACCGTACGAACCTTGGGGCGTGCGAAGCGCTGGCGGCTGCCTATTCCGGACGCAACGACGTCATCGTCTTCCCGGAACTGGCGCTCAACGGCTACCTGCTTCAGGACAAGGTCTTTGAAGATGCCTGGACGCTGCCGGAACTGGAACCGCTTGCCAAAGCGAGTCTCGCCTGCGATATCGTCGTCGGTGCGGCCCTCAAAGAGAATGGTCGCACCTACAACACCGCGTGCTATTTCAGCGGCGGCGAACTGCGTCATCTCCACCGAAAACTGCACCTGCCCAATTACGGGATGTTCGAAGAGGCGCGCTACTTTTTCAGGGGAGAGCGCATCGAAGCCTTTGACACGACATACGGTCGGAGTGTCATGCTTGTCTGCGAGGATCTCTGGCGCGCTCAGACAATGGCCGACGTTGCGGCGCTCAAACCGGAATTCGTCTATGTGATCGCCAACTCGCCGGCACGGGGTTTCGAGGAGGATGGATTGGCCATAGAGGGGCAGTGGGACGCGCTGCTCAAATCCCTCGCGCAGCTCTCCAACGCCTACGTCGTTTTCGTCAACCGTGTCGGTTTCGAGGACGGTCTGGGCTTCTGGGGCGGCAGCCGTGTTATCACGCCGCGCGGCGAAGCGGAAGAGACGCTGCCGCTCTTTGACGAAGCCGTGGTCAGTGTCACCCCGGACCACCGTCTGCATGACGTCGAGAAGTGGCTCGCCAAGATCGACTGA
- a CDS encoding DUF2062 domain-containing protein, translating to MIRRFFKRSRFNEKYADVIAKYKIPRAFLSVNRHAVAKGVLVGLFIAFIPMPAQMVAIVLLQPLFRFNLPLSIALVWITNPATMPFIYYVEYQTGGFLLGMHNLPHVAMSLEWFEQNFDAIVVPLYTGALFYSTLFSVAGYYLVQRLWIVSVRRHHRRRRS from the coding sequence ATGATCCGACGGTTTTTCAAACGCAGCCGCTTCAATGAAAAGTATGCCGACGTCATCGCAAAGTATAAAATACCCCGTGCTTTTCTAAGCGTGAACAGACACGCAGTTGCAAAAGGCGTTCTTGTCGGCCTTTTCATCGCCTTTATCCCCATGCCGGCGCAGATGGTCGCCATCGTGCTGCTGCAGCCGCTTTTCCGCTTCAACCTGCCGCTCTCCATTGCCCTGGTCTGGATCACCAACCCCGCGACGATGCCTTTTATCTACTATGTCGAGTATCAAACCGGCGGCTTCCTGCTCGGCATGCACAATCTGCCACACGTTGCTATGAGCCTGGAGTGGTTTGAGCAGAACTTCGATGCGATCGTTGTGCCGCTGTATACGGGCGCCCTCTTCTACTCTACCCTCTTTTCAGTCGCAGGCTACTACCTGGTCCAGCGCCTCTGGATCGTTTCCGTACGGCGGCATCACCGCCGCAGACGCTCCTAG
- a CDS encoding ChaN family lipoprotein: MQYFRALSLAVFFILFSGCSHPRAALQHILPQSCGVYDMKQAACIGDAELVARLSPYRVLFVGDHHSSEAMHRRFAEVLSRLGENGRRLLLANEWFTPEDDDLLSRYARGAYDGNFTAEIGWKTKAGYPFSSYDPIYKSIVGAGGMLFGVNMDKSFQKAVSDGNLSAMSEDEQAFFEHLDLNLSAHKAMLAPFFAHCHAKQEGESAQQCRERMYRVQVAWDSYMGEQSARLAAEELHSDEELLVVFAGAFHMAYGLGINARFARRSAEPYVTILPVPAGSTDADVGEADYLLFYTPDAPPKETE; the protein is encoded by the coding sequence ATGCAATATTTCAGGGCACTTTCCCTCGCCGTTTTTTTCATACTCTTTTCGGGCTGCTCCCACCCCCGGGCCGCATTGCAGCATATCCTGCCGCAGTCGTGCGGCGTTTACGATATGAAACAGGCCGCCTGTATCGGCGATGCGGAGCTGGTGGCACGCCTTTCGCCCTACCGGGTGCTCTTTGTCGGGGACCATCACTCCAGCGAAGCGATGCACAGACGCTTCGCCGAAGTGTTGAGCCGCCTGGGAGAAAACGGGCGCCGTCTCCTGCTGGCCAACGAATGGTTTACCCCAGAGGATGATGACCTCCTGTCACGCTACGCGCGCGGCGCATATGACGGAAACTTCACCGCAGAGATCGGCTGGAAAACGAAAGCGGGCTACCCTTTTTCATCGTACGATCCCATCTATAAAAGCATCGTGGGAGCCGGGGGGATGCTCTTCGGTGTCAATATGGACAAGTCCTTTCAAAAAGCCGTTTCGGACGGCAATCTGAGCGCCATGTCCGAGGATGAACAAGCGTTCTTCGAGCATCTCGATCTGAACCTGAGTGCGCACAAGGCGATGCTTGCGCCCTTCTTCGCCCACTGCCACGCGAAGCAGGAGGGTGAAAGCGCGCAGCAGTGCCGGGAGCGGATGTACCGGGTGCAGGTCGCGTGGGACAGCTATATGGGTGAGCAGAGCGCACGGCTTGCCGCGGAAGAACTGCATTCGGACGAGGAGCTGCTTGTCGTCTTTGCCGGGGCGTTCCATATGGCTTACGGCCTGGGGATCAACGCCCGCTTCGCCCGCCGCAGCGCCGAGCCTTATGTGACGATCCTTCCCGTACCCGCGGGCAGCACCGATGCCGATGTCGGCGAAGCGGATTACCTGCTGTTCTATACCCCCGACGCACCTCCCAAGGAGACAGAATGA
- a CDS encoding ATP-binding protein encodes MVSKKIMRQLGRTNAAFNLVEEGDRILVGLSGGKDSLTLVHAMKEQQRRAPFNFELIAVTVAYGMGEDFSALIEHCRSHGIEHHIHDTNIYDTAKEKIRKNSSYCSFFSRMRRGSLYSAAEKFGCNKVALGHHLDDAAESFFMNLIYNGHLRSLAPKYRADNGLIVIRPLIQMRERQLAAAAHDNDWPTIGDEACPSMRFDVKMPYARAEMKTMLSEMEGKYPDLFTSINAAFGHISDDSFFDPERFAL; translated from the coding sequence ATGGTCAGTAAAAAAATCATGCGGCAGCTCGGCCGCACCAACGCTGCTTTCAACCTGGTCGAGGAGGGAGACCGTATCCTCGTGGGGCTCTCGGGAGGCAAAGACTCCCTGACCCTCGTGCATGCCATGAAGGAGCAGCAGCGCCGCGCGCCCTTCAACTTCGAATTGATCGCCGTGACCGTTGCATACGGGATGGGAGAGGATTTTTCCGCGCTGATCGAACACTGCCGCTCTCACGGCATTGAGCATCACATCCACGATACGAACATCTACGACACGGCCAAGGAGAAAATCCGCAAAAACTCCTCGTACTGCAGTTTTTTCTCGCGGATGCGCCGCGGGTCGCTTTACAGCGCCGCGGAGAAGTTCGGCTGCAACAAGGTCGCCCTGGGGCACCACCTCGATGACGCAGCCGAAAGCTTTTTTATGAACCTGATCTACAACGGGCACCTGCGTTCACTCGCCCCGAAGTACCGGGCGGACAACGGCCTCATTGTCATCCGCCCCCTGATCCAGATGCGCGAACGCCAGCTTGCCGCCGCCGCGCACGACAACGACTGGCCGACCATCGGCGACGAGGCATGCCCCTCCATGCGTTTCGATGTCAAGATGCCCTACGCACGCGCCGAGATGAAGACGATGCTCTCGGAGATGGAGGGAAAATACCCCGACCTCTTCACGTCGATCAACGCGGCCTTCGGCCATATCTCCGACGACAGTTTTTTCGATCCGGAACGTTTCGCGCTCTAG
- a CDS encoding helix-turn-helix domain-containing protein: protein MAATEFLAASHASTEALRTATLLKTLQVNALISGPKGTGKQTLARVILPGAVVLDARDFDNVLNALESNDEVVLTHIEHCPNITLLFERVKTEKLRLIATASSEYLSDAIWEFFSVKIALPPLLERPEDVELLVSHFNAEADRIFDLSPEASPSGKKPDLSDNAYSLRKQIYFERLMGGVNEAEVIQVMERYLQSQMGSHNDYRKFLHLYEVPLIRTGLRKFKSQLQLAERLGLNRNTLRKKIAENEQFGLLES, encoded by the coding sequence GTGGCTGCCACTGAGTTTCTGGCGGCCTCACACGCTTCGACCGAAGCGCTGCGGACGGCGACTCTCCTCAAGACCCTCCAGGTCAACGCACTTATCAGCGGACCGAAGGGAACAGGCAAACAGACGCTTGCACGGGTGATCCTGCCCGGCGCGGTCGTGTTGGATGCGCGGGATTTTGACAATGTGCTCAATGCGCTTGAAAGCAATGACGAAGTTGTTTTGACGCATATTGAACACTGTCCGAACATTACGCTGCTTTTCGAGCGGGTCAAAACGGAAAAGCTCCGTCTGATCGCCACGGCATCATCCGAATACCTTTCCGATGCGATCTGGGAGTTCTTCAGCGTCAAGATCGCCCTGCCGCCGCTGCTCGAGCGCCCGGAGGACGTCGAGCTGCTTGTCAGCCATTTCAATGCCGAGGCGGACCGGATCTTCGACCTCTCCCCCGAGGCTTCTCCCTCCGGTAAAAAACCGGACCTGAGCGACAACGCCTACTCCCTGCGCAAGCAGATCTATTTCGAGCGCCTGATGGGTGGCGTCAACGAAGCGGAAGTGATACAGGTGATGGAACGTTATTTACAGTCGCAGATGGGGTCGCACAACGATTACCGCAAATTCCTGCACCTCTACGAGGTCCCGCTGATCCGTACGGGACTGCGCAAGTTCAAATCGCAGCTGCAGCTGGCGGAACGCCTGGGTCTCAACCGCAACACCCTGCGCAAAAAGATTGCGGAAAACGAGCAGTTCGGTCTGCTTGAATCATAA
- a CDS encoding YaiI/YqxD family protein → MTIFVDGDAFPNLLKPIVVRAVERVKLPLVLVSNKPVRLGDSSLIKTVIVAAGADAADDRIVELLSPGDLVITTDIPLADRVLAKAAHAIDHRGERYTADNIKQYLAMRNLMETIRDTGVVTGGPKPFSPKDAHAFANALHRFLTEHGMA, encoded by the coding sequence GTGACCATTTTCGTCGACGGGGACGCCTTCCCCAACCTCCTCAAACCCATCGTGGTGCGCGCCGTCGAACGGGTGAAACTGCCCCTGGTGCTTGTCTCGAACAAACCCGTCCGGCTGGGAGACTCTTCCTTGATAAAGACGGTCATCGTGGCGGCCGGAGCCGACGCCGCCGATGACAGGATCGTTGAGCTGCTCTCCCCCGGCGACCTCGTCATCACGACGGATATCCCCCTGGCAGACCGGGTCCTCGCCAAAGCCGCCCATGCCATCGACCACCGCGGGGAGCGCTACACCGCAGACAACATCAAGCAGTACCTTGCGATGCGCAACCTGATGGAGACGATCCGCGACACCGGCGTCGTCACCGGAGGGCCGAAACCCTTCAGTCCCAAAGACGCCCACGCTTTCGCCAACGCCCTGCACCGGTTTCTGACCGAACACGGCATGGCGTAG